From Pantoea vagans:
TGAAACCGACAGTGTGGTCCCAGTAATGGACTGATACCGCGTTGATAGACGCGTATCAGGACGATCAGGAGCCGCGCGCCAGGCGACAGTGACGACGCCATAATTTCTCCAACGCTTCCGCCAGCATACGGTTATCCAGATCGGCAACCCCCTTCTTCGCGACCACCACAAAGTCCATCGACGGCAGTTCATGTTGACGCAGACGAAAGCTTTCGCGGGTCAATCGCTTGATCCGGTTGCGTTCATGAGCGCGTTTCACATGTTTTTTAGCGACGGTGAGACCGATGC
This genomic window contains:
- the rnpA gene encoding ribonuclease P protein component, translated to MGKLAFPRELRLLTPTHFTFVFQQPQRAGTPQITILGRLNALGHPRIGLTVAKKHVKRAHERNRIKRLTRESFRLRQHELPSMDFVVVAKKGVADLDNRMLAEALEKLWRRHCRLARGS